One region of Exiguobacterium acetylicum genomic DNA includes:
- a CDS encoding M15 family metallopeptidase, with translation MQLEELLRRANQKLSVPGMHPSVVGITRDVIRELYPHGIKLGIAQSFRSIAEQDALYAKGRTTPGPIVTQARGGQSNHNFGVAIDVFLYQDGALFLSPPDARLRRIVRAMKRRGMDWGGDWSRFPDYPHFELYDHVSLARHHVPKQGHYLREKIQAPELVRALEKRLGLVVTGIFDARLTHAVRTFQQTCRLVADGIVGPQTWRRLFPVSP, from the coding sequence ATGCAACTGGAAGAATTACTCCGACGTGCCAATCAAAAACTATCCGTTCCTGGCATGCATCCGTCTGTCGTCGGGATCACGCGTGACGTGATACGAGAGCTTTATCCGCATGGGATCAAGCTCGGTATAGCGCAAAGCTTTCGGAGCATCGCGGAACAGGATGCGTTGTATGCAAAAGGACGGACGACGCCAGGACCCATCGTGACGCAAGCCCGCGGCGGACAATCAAACCATAACTTCGGTGTCGCAATCGACGTCTTTCTCTATCAGGATGGGGCGTTGTTCCTTTCTCCGCCAGATGCGCGACTCCGACGAATCGTTCGCGCGATGAAACGACGCGGAATGGACTGGGGAGGCGATTGGTCTCGTTTTCCAGACTACCCACACTTTGAACTGTACGATCATGTCAGTCTAGCGCGCCATCACGTGCCAAAACAAGGTCACTATCTCCGGGAAAAAATCCAAGCACCGGAACTCGTCCGAGCCCTTGAAAAACGCTTGGGTCTTGTGGTGACAGGAATCTTTGATGCCCGATTGACGCACGCCGTTCGAACGTTCCAACAGACATGTCGTCTAGTCGCTGACGGAATCGTTGGTCCGCAAACATGGCGTCGTCTCTTTCCGGTGTCACCATGA